A segment of the Bacteriovorax sp. BAL6_X genome:
AAGACCATAATTCAAGGGAAGAGACTCGTGTCGTTATTAATAGTGCAACTAAGGAGGTCTTTGAAGTAACTTTGAGAGATGGTCAGTGGATGAAGAAAGGTAGTTTTGGTTATATTGTTGGGATTTCAAATGGTAGTGACGCCTTCCTGGTAAGTGATGGCGATATAATTCACAAAATTGATATTAAAGATGCTTTTGTTTTTCAGAATGAAACAACTGATTTTATGCGTAAGGGTGTTGATGTTACTGAGTTTAAAATCGATAATAGCTTTTTTGAAGGAGTTGAGAGTAATAGACTTGTTTTAAGTAGAACTCCTGAAGGGAGAGATTTTTTAGATAATACGTTAGAACTTAAAAATGAAATTAACCTAACAAGTGATCTAAAGGTCTCGAAGATCAAAGAAGCAAGGGAATTGATAAGACCAAATGATTGGAAAGTCGATCATGGTCCGGTTATTGGGGATAATGATCCTAAGGGTAGTGACTTAAAGGTTTCATCTGTTGTTATATATACTATCTACTTTGGCGTGAGTGTTACTCCAGTTGTTAGTGATATAGCAGACCTCGCAGAGTTTGTTAATATGCTGATATCCGGAAAGGACTTTTTAGGAAATGATGCAGCAAGCTTAGATTATGTTCTTACTGGGTTAGGTGCTTTACTTCCTTGCGTTTCAGGTCCAATGCTGAGAGGTTTAACTACACTTATAGACTATTTAAAAAAAGGTGGAGTAGAAGCTTTAGGTAAGTTTTTAGAAGTTGCACGAAAAGGTGATAAGTTTCTTGAGAATCTTTTTCAAGGACTTATACGTGGTGTAGACAAAAAAGTAAATGTTCTAACTGATTTATCTAGCACATTTTGGGGTTTTGCCGATGATGTTATTGAACTTGCTAATAATGCTGGGTTAAAGACAAAAGAAGGGATGAAGTCTTTATTTAGAGAAGTCGTTGAAATTGTTGGAAATGATATTGGAGCTATCGGTGATAACATAGCTAATTTTACGAAAAGTGTAGAGAAGTACAAACAAGATATTATTAAAAATCATTCTGGTATATTGCAACGTGTACATAAAGGAATGCACTCATCTGTTAGCGATTCATTAGCTTATCATGTTGCTAAGCATGGTAAAGGTAGAAGTGCAACTGAATATGTAAATGTAGGGCTTGACTTTTTTAATAAAAATAAAAATATAGCAGTAAAAACTATTTTTAAAGATGGTACAGAGGGTTATAGAATTCAAACTAAATACACTAATAGCTTGGGAAAAAAAGTTAATAGAGGTGGGCTATTTACAAAGGATGGAAGGTTACTTTCTTACTGGGACTAATAAATGAAATTTGATAAGAAACTAGACAGATTACTTGGCAGACATTTTGAACTTACTTTTCCAGATTTTCCTGAAGACGATGAATTCAATGACTGGGTCACCGAGCTCGTCGATTACGATAGCTACCTCTTCGGAGCTTCAACTGCTGGAAAGGTTAATAGCAAAATGATTAAAGATTTTTCTATCTTTTGTAAAAAACTAGATGAACTAAATTTAAAAAATGAAGATGACAAAGTGATTCTTAAAAACTGTTTGATATATACTGAGTCTTTGAAGTCTATTATTGAATATGCTTTACAATTTAGTGGAGAAAATTAGGATTTGTATATGTTTATCGTTTTTCTGTTATGCCGTGCTTACATGTGCTTAATTGAATACTTAATTTATTGAAATATTGGAGAATCTATCGAATCCTCCAAAAATTCAAAAAGAAAAACCCAGGCTTGTCCTGGGTTTTCTTTTTTATTCCTAAATATAATTTTTGAAATAATTCCTTTTTTAGATATTCATACAGCTATATGTTGCGTATTTCTTCGTTTCAATATCGTAAAGATATAGTGCTTCACCGTACTTTCTTGTTCGAGCAAAGTAGAGGCCTCCTGATCTTGGATTTCCGCAGTAGAACCTTTTGTTGTCTTGAAGTCTTCTTACTGCAGTTTCGGCACCATCAAGGTCTTTCCACCACTTTCCGTACGTCGCCTCATTGATATTGTCTTGTGCCTTTATAAACTCTTCTTGAACTTCGTCATAGAATGGAAGAGATTCGTTAAACTCTTGGCATGGGTATGACTTAAGGTCGTTTAGATCTGTATTATCAACGTAGTGGTAAATATCGCCATTCTTATCAGTATATATTTTAATGTGAAAGTCAGTTCTTCCGCAGTAGATAACAGCGGCATATGATGACATCGTCATTAGAAATAATGCAGTTATAGCAAGTGCTTTCATATCGTTTCCTTCGGTTATATAAACAATATATACTAAAATGCTCTATAAGGGACTAGACCCTGTAAATTTGTACTAGACTATCGAATAGTTTCTTTCACTACTGATAGGTCCTTGAATAGTCTTTTGGGAAGTACTCGGTAGACAGTGGAAGAATGCTTTTAAACTATCTGATGTAAAAGTTTCGCCAATGCAATTGAATATTATATAGAAGATTCTTTTAAGTTAGAAAAATCACGTCCTATTAAAATTCAAGTAAAGGGATACAATAATTCTCCCCAAGTTAAGGATAGCTTTTTTGAAGCTAATGGAAGCTACCATATGTTTAATACTTGTAATATGTGGACGGCCAGAGGCCTCTTTGAGGCAGGGATTAAGACATCCATATTTACTCCGTTTAAATACTCAGTTTCAAGGTTTATTAATAAAGATTAAGATCTTCTTATCCATAATGTGACCTAAGACATATTCGAGTACTATTGTATAAAGAGATAATATCGATATAAGAACATAAGGAGGTTCCATGAATAAGCTAATGATTTGTGTTGATATAACTGATGAATCTATCAATGCCTATAAGAATCAATTAAAAGATTTCGACTGGAATCGTTGGGATGAAGTTCATCTCGTGCATGGCTTTGAAACTCAGGTATACGCGGATACTTTCTACTTCGCT
Coding sequences within it:
- a CDS encoding DUF2459 domain-containing protein, with the protein product MEDSFKLEKSRPIKIQVKGYNNSPQVKDSFFEANGSYHMFNTCNMWTARGLFEAGIKTSIFTPFKYSVSRFINKD